One window from the genome of Leucobacter aridicollis encodes:
- the ilvD gene encoding dihydroxy-acid dehydratase, whose product MPTYRSFTVTHGRNMAGARALLRAAGVNGADLGRKPIIAVANSFTEFVPGHTHLAPVGRIVSDAIIEAGGIPREFNTIAVDDGIAMGHGGMLYSLPSRDLIADSVEYMVEAHCADALICISNCDKITPGMLLAALRLNIPTVFVSGGPMESGRAVLANGMVRTLDLVDAISDAVNDSISDEDMLKIEESACPTCGSCSGMFTANSMNCLTEAIGLSLPGNGSTLATHTARKALYENAGRTIVDITRRHYDDDDYSVLPRSIATPEAFGNAMALDIAMGGSTNTILHLLAAAHEAGVDFGLDEIDAVSRRVPCLAKVAPNVANGKTYYMEDVHRAGGIPALLGELRRGGLLDDTVHTVHSKNLGDWLDEWDVRGGKASDEAFELWHAAPGGVRSSTAFSQSERWRDLDLDQENGCIHSVEHAYSKDGGLAVLRGNIAVDGAVVKTAGVDESIWTFSGPAVVCESQDEAVEKILNKQVNEGDVVVIRYEGPKGGPGMQEMLYPTSFLKGRGLGKKCALITDGRFSGGTSGLSIGHISPEAASGGIIALVEDGDTISIDIPTRALTLDVPEAELERRRAALEASGGYRPKNRVRHVSDALRAYAAFAQSADKGAVRVIPEAF is encoded by the coding sequence ATGCCCACGTATCGCTCATTCACAGTCACCCATGGCCGCAACATGGCCGGCGCTCGCGCGTTGCTGCGTGCAGCCGGAGTCAACGGCGCCGATCTTGGCCGCAAGCCGATCATCGCCGTCGCGAACTCCTTCACAGAGTTCGTGCCGGGCCACACGCATCTTGCCCCGGTCGGGCGCATCGTCTCCGACGCGATCATTGAGGCTGGCGGTATCCCGCGCGAGTTCAACACGATTGCGGTCGACGACGGGATCGCGATGGGTCACGGAGGCATGCTGTACTCGCTGCCGTCCCGAGACCTCATCGCAGACTCGGTCGAGTACATGGTTGAGGCGCACTGCGCCGATGCGCTCATCTGCATCTCAAACTGCGACAAGATCACCCCGGGAATGCTGCTCGCAGCCTTGCGCCTCAACATTCCGACAGTGTTCGTGTCGGGTGGGCCTATGGAGTCCGGCCGGGCCGTGCTCGCGAACGGAATGGTGCGCACGCTTGACCTCGTCGACGCGATCTCAGACGCGGTCAACGACAGCATCTCGGACGAGGACATGCTGAAGATCGAGGAGTCCGCCTGCCCGACATGTGGATCATGCTCGGGCATGTTCACTGCGAACTCGATGAACTGTCTCACCGAGGCGATCGGGTTGTCGCTGCCTGGCAACGGTTCGACGCTCGCGACTCACACAGCGCGCAAGGCACTCTATGAGAATGCCGGCAGAACGATCGTGGACATCACGAGGCGCCACTACGATGACGACGACTACAGTGTGCTCCCCCGTAGCATCGCGACGCCCGAGGCGTTCGGCAATGCGATGGCCCTCGACATTGCGATGGGCGGCTCGACGAACACGATCCTCCACCTCCTTGCTGCGGCCCACGAGGCCGGGGTGGACTTCGGGCTCGACGAGATCGACGCCGTGTCGCGTCGGGTGCCCTGCCTCGCGAAGGTCGCGCCCAATGTTGCAAACGGGAAGACGTATTACATGGAGGACGTGCATCGGGCAGGCGGCATTCCGGCGCTCCTCGGCGAGCTGCGCCGCGGCGGTCTACTCGACGACACAGTGCACACAGTGCACTCGAAGAACCTTGGAGACTGGCTCGACGAGTGGGACGTACGCGGCGGAAAGGCGTCAGACGAGGCGTTTGAGCTGTGGCACGCCGCCCCTGGCGGGGTGCGCTCGTCGACAGCTTTCTCGCAGTCCGAGCGGTGGCGCGACCTCGACCTCGACCAGGAGAACGGCTGCATTCACTCTGTCGAACACGCGTACTCCAAGGACGGGGGCCTCGCCGTCCTCCGCGGCAACATCGCCGTGGACGGTGCGGTTGTGAAGACCGCGGGCGTCGACGAGTCGATCTGGACGTTCTCGGGCCCCGCGGTGGTCTGCGAGTCGCAGGACGAGGCTGTCGAGAAGATCCTCAACAAGCAGGTGAACGAGGGCGACGTCGTTGTGATCCGGTACGAGGGGCCGAAGGGCGGACCCGGCATGCAGGAGATGCTCTACCCGACATCGTTCCTGAAGGGTCGTGGACTCGGTAAGAAGTGCGCGCTGATCACTGACGGCCGCTTCTCGGGTGGCACGTCAGGTCTCTCGATTGGGCACATCTCCCCCGAGGCGGCGAGTGGTGGCATCATCGCCCTCGTTGAGGACGGCGATACGATCTCGATTGACATCCCGACGCGGGCGCTCACGCTTGACGTCCCGGAGGCCGAGCTTGAGCGCCGCCGAGCTGCACTCGAAGCAAGTGGCGGCTATCGTCCTAAGAATCGGGTCCGCCACGTCTCGGACGCGCTGCGAGCGTACGCAGCGTTCGCGCAGTCGGCCGACAAGGGCGCCGTGCGGGTCATCCCCGAGGCGTTCTAG
- the ndk gene encoding nucleoside-diphosphate kinase encodes MSTEQTLILVKPDGVARGLTGEILRRIEAKGYTFSGLRMLTPSRELLAAHYEEHEGKPFYEPLIEFMSSGPVVAVRAEGERVIEGFRSIAGATDPTVAAPGTIRGDLGRDWGLAVQQNLVHGSDSTLSAERELGLWFA; translated from the coding sequence ATGTCCACCGAGCAAACACTCATCCTCGTCAAGCCTGACGGAGTCGCCCGCGGGCTGACAGGCGAGATCCTGCGCCGCATCGAGGCGAAGGGCTACACCTTCAGTGGCCTGCGTATGCTAACACCGAGCCGCGAGCTGCTTGCTGCACACTACGAAGAGCACGAGGGCAAGCCGTTCTACGAGCCGCTTATCGAGTTCATGAGCTCCGGGCCCGTCGTTGCGGTGCGCGCAGAGGGCGAGCGCGTCATTGAGGGGTTCCGCTCGATCGCTGGCGCGACGGACCCCACCGTCGCCGCCCCGGGCACCATCCGCGGCGATCTCGGTCGCGACTGGGGCCTCGCAGTTCAGCAGAATCTCGTGCACGGCTCGGATTCGACTCTCTCGGCTGAGCGCGAGCTCGGCCTCTGGTTCGCCTAA
- a CDS encoding DUF4233 domain-containing protein, translating to MTSAPDTPAAGSDDDELVLSPSEAAAHNSAMRISGATTGERSTRKALASIVLGFELIIVVLIGLTIFGLGITDPRWLGLVIGGVLALLCIVSLATIRFGEVGIRLGWVTHALMLATAVILPAALFVGGIFTALWVYCIVRGGKIDAQNAALRAEQGE from the coding sequence ATGACTTCCGCGCCCGACACACCCGCCGCTGGATCCGACGACGACGAGCTCGTCCTCTCACCGTCAGAAGCAGCAGCCCATAATTCCGCGATGCGCATCTCCGGCGCAACAACCGGCGAACGGTCCACGCGCAAGGCGCTTGCCTCGATCGTGCTCGGGTTCGAGCTCATCATCGTTGTGCTGATTGGGTTGACGATCTTCGGGCTCGGAATCACTGATCCTCGGTGGCTCGGCCTCGTGATCGGGGGCGTGCTCGCGCTCCTGTGTATCGTCTCGCTTGCGACGATCCGGTTCGGAGAGGTTGGCATCCGTCTGGGCTGGGTCACGCACGCCCTTATGCTCGCCACGGCGGTGATCCTGCCGGCTGCACTCTTCGTCGGGGGCATCTTCACCGCGCTGTGGGTCTACTGCATCGTGCGCGGCGGGAAGATCGACGCGCAAAACGCCGCGCTACGCGCTGAGCAGGGGGAGTAG
- a CDS encoding bifunctional folylpolyglutamate synthase/dihydrofolate synthase, producing the protein MSGTSARVYEELLTRVGEANPRPRIEPVRRLAELAGSPQLSYPVIQIAGTNGKTSTSRAIESLLRAHGLRTGLFTSPHLVDFSERFQVDGQPIAEAALADAWDELRLPLELVDAELAEAGHGRITFFEALAVLAFVAFADAPVEVAVIEVGMGGEWDATNIADAQVAVFTPIGLDHTEHLGPDTQAIAHTKSLIMKPGSTAVSAEQDIDALGELADTAANLGIRLYAQGRDFRLVEDRLAVGGRQVDVVGISGHAYDPAFVPLYGQHQAENATLAIAAVEAFFGGERPIPEEVLDEGFGQLTSPGRLQLIGTDPIVYIDAAHNPHGAEALVRAVTESFSFDELAIVTGVLEEKDAHGLLQTLAPIASQVFVTAVDSPRSLPVDELASIAESAIPDTPVEELASLPLALERARSWAGESNTRAVLVVGSVLLAGEALTHSRSEKWGTA; encoded by the coding sequence ATGAGCGGCACTTCAGCTCGGGTATACGAAGAGCTACTCACGCGCGTGGGCGAAGCGAACCCCCGCCCACGCATTGAGCCCGTGCGCAGGCTCGCAGAGCTCGCTGGCTCGCCACAGCTCTCCTATCCGGTGATTCAGATCGCCGGTACGAACGGCAAGACGTCAACGAGCCGAGCGATCGAGTCACTGCTGCGAGCTCACGGGCTCCGGACCGGGCTATTCACAAGCCCCCACCTAGTCGACTTCAGTGAGCGTTTCCAGGTCGATGGCCAGCCGATTGCCGAGGCTGCGCTCGCCGATGCCTGGGACGAGCTTCGACTGCCGCTCGAACTCGTCGATGCGGAGCTCGCCGAAGCGGGCCATGGGCGTATTACGTTCTTCGAGGCACTTGCGGTGCTCGCATTCGTCGCGTTTGCAGACGCGCCTGTCGAAGTTGCCGTGATCGAGGTCGGCATGGGTGGCGAGTGGGATGCGACGAACATCGCCGACGCGCAGGTCGCTGTTTTCACTCCGATCGGTCTCGACCACACCGAGCACCTCGGGCCGGACACGCAGGCGATTGCGCACACAAAGTCGCTCATCATGAAGCCGGGCAGCACCGCGGTGTCTGCCGAGCAGGACATCGACGCGCTCGGCGAGCTCGCCGACACAGCAGCGAACCTCGGCATTCGGCTCTATGCGCAGGGCCGGGATTTCAGGCTCGTCGAGGATCGCCTTGCAGTCGGCGGTCGTCAGGTCGACGTCGTCGGGATCTCTGGGCATGCCTACGACCCAGCATTCGTCCCACTCTACGGTCAGCACCAAGCCGAGAACGCCACACTGGCAATTGCGGCCGTGGAGGCGTTCTTCGGCGGCGAGCGGCCGATCCCTGAAGAGGTCCTCGACGAGGGTTTCGGGCAGCTCACATCGCCCGGCAGGCTGCAGCTTATCGGCACCGATCCGATCGTCTACATCGACGCAGCCCACAATCCTCATGGCGCAGAGGCACTCGTACGCGCCGTCACCGAGTCATTCTCATTCGACGAACTCGCGATCGTCACGGGTGTGCTTGAGGAGAAGGACGCGCATGGGCTGCTGCAAACGCTCGCGCCGATCGCGAGCCAAGTGTTTGTGACCGCTGTCGACTCACCGAGGTCTCTCCCCGTTGACGAGCTCGCCTCGATCGCGGAGTCGGCGATCCCAGACACTCCTGTCGAGGAGCTCGCATCGCTCCCACTCGCGCTCGAGCGCGCGCGCAGCTGGGCGGGGGAGTCCAACACCCGCGCTGTGCTCGTCGTCGGCTCCGTGCTGCTGGCGGGCGAGGCTCTCACCCACTCACGCTCAGAAAAATGGGGAACCGCATGA
- the ileS gene encoding isoleucine--tRNA ligase has protein sequence MSYPKQTTGETVATGASFGVNPSPRLPEVEQRVLSYWDADDTFRASIAQREGCDEWVFNDGPPFANGLPHYGHLLTGYAKDVFPRFQTMRGKKVERRFGWDTHGLPAELEAMKQLGITEKSEIEEMGVAAFNAKARESVLQYTKEWEEYVTRQARWVDFENDYKTLNVSFMESVIWAFKQLYDKGLAYEGQRILPYCWRDETPLSNHELRMDDDVYQERQDPSVTVTFPFRGDRAAELGLTGVRALAWTTTPWTLPTNAALAVGPDIAYVVVPAGPAGGSDGAAAGEANYLVAQDLAGNYASDLGYESADEVRDAVTRTLQGVDLLNVEYAPLFDYFADTEIWGTEKYWRVLVDGYVTVTDGTGIVHQSPAYGEDDHRLTTAAGMPTIVSLDEGGRFIGAVTDVAGELWMDANRPLIRMLKASGRLLREQSYLHSYPHCWRCRNPLIYRAVSSWFVRVTDIKDRMLEVNEEIEWVPANVKHGQFGKWLEGARDWSISRNRYWGSPIPVWKSDNPEFPREDVYGSVAELEADFGELPRNEAGEIDLHRPYIDSLTRPNPDDPSGKSTMRRIEDVLDVWFDSGSMPFAQAHYPFENVEWFEKSQPADFIVEYIGQTRGWFYVQHVLATALFDRPAFKSVISHGIVLGSDGNKMSKSLQNYPDVNEVFDRDGSDAMRWFLMASPVVRGGNLIVTEEGIREGVRQFILPLWNSWYFFSLYANADGVEAERRVDSTDPLDRYILAKTGTLIREVQAHLDGLDTTSAAETLRAFAEVLTNWYVRRSRDRFWEGTTGANGKPANKQAFDTLFTVLETLARVSAPMAPLVTEEVWRGLTGGRSVHLTDWPDASEFPVDDELVAAMDEVRQITSQALALRKAHKLRVRLPLAELTVVTSRPAALEPFADILRDELNVKQVRLVQETESSAAENGIVQTLAVNARAAGPRLGKQVQVAIKGAKAGDWSEENGVVVAGGIALEPHEYELTLQAGSGADDGGPAITLIQGGGFAILETTTTPELEAEGIARDAIRAIQEARKAAGLDVSDRIVLALNAEPAHAAALQTHAALIAAETLAEGIAVQEAIGIDAIVDDIQSPGGGVFVTGAKALGVEKAPVIITIDVTGLDAPGEENAR, from the coding sequence ATGAGCTATCCCAAGCAAACGACAGGCGAGACTGTAGCCACAGGCGCCTCGTTCGGCGTGAATCCATCTCCGCGACTTCCCGAGGTCGAGCAGCGAGTGCTCTCCTACTGGGACGCGGACGACACGTTCCGCGCCTCTATTGCCCAGCGCGAAGGCTGCGACGAATGGGTCTTCAACGACGGCCCGCCGTTCGCCAACGGCCTGCCTCACTACGGCCACCTACTCACGGGCTACGCGAAAGACGTGTTCCCTCGCTTCCAGACCATGCGCGGCAAGAAGGTTGAGCGACGCTTCGGCTGGGACACTCACGGACTCCCCGCCGAGCTCGAGGCGATGAAGCAGCTCGGCATCACCGAGAAGAGCGAGATCGAGGAGATGGGCGTCGCCGCCTTCAACGCGAAGGCCCGCGAGTCCGTCCTCCAGTACACCAAGGAGTGGGAGGAGTACGTCACCCGCCAGGCGCGCTGGGTCGACTTCGAAAACGACTACAAGACGCTGAACGTCTCTTTCATGGAGAGCGTCATCTGGGCGTTCAAGCAGCTGTACGACAAGGGCCTCGCCTACGAAGGCCAGCGCATTCTGCCGTACTGCTGGCGCGACGAGACGCCGCTCTCGAACCATGAGCTGCGGATGGACGACGACGTGTACCAGGAGCGTCAGGATCCCTCGGTGACTGTCACCTTCCCGTTCCGTGGCGACCGCGCTGCCGAGCTCGGCCTCACGGGAGTGCGTGCCCTCGCCTGGACGACGACGCCGTGGACGCTGCCGACGAACGCCGCGCTCGCTGTCGGCCCCGACATCGCCTACGTCGTCGTGCCCGCCGGTCCCGCCGGTGGCTCGGATGGCGCCGCTGCGGGGGAGGCGAACTACCTCGTCGCGCAGGATCTGGCGGGCAACTACGCATCGGACCTCGGCTACGAGTCGGCCGACGAGGTTCGCGACGCCGTCACGCGCACGCTGCAGGGTGTCGATCTGCTCAACGTGGAGTATGCACCGCTCTTCGACTACTTCGCCGACACCGAGATCTGGGGCACCGAAAAGTACTGGCGGGTGCTCGTTGACGGCTACGTCACCGTCACTGACGGTACCGGTATCGTCCACCAGTCGCCAGCGTACGGCGAGGATGACCACCGCCTCACTACCGCCGCGGGCATGCCGACAATCGTGAGCCTTGACGAGGGCGGCCGATTCATTGGCGCTGTCACCGACGTTGCCGGCGAGCTCTGGATGGACGCGAACCGCCCGCTTATCCGCATGCTGAAGGCCTCGGGCCGCCTGCTGCGCGAGCAGAGCTACCTGCACTCGTACCCGCACTGCTGGCGCTGCCGCAACCCGCTGATCTACCGCGCGGTCTCGAGCTGGTTCGTGCGCGTCACGGACATCAAGGACCGCATGCTCGAGGTGAACGAGGAGATCGAGTGGGTCCCCGCGAACGTCAAGCACGGCCAGTTCGGCAAGTGGCTTGAGGGCGCGCGCGACTGGTCGATCAGCCGCAACCGGTACTGGGGCAGCCCGATCCCGGTGTGGAAGAGCGACAACCCGGAGTTCCCGCGCGAAGACGTCTACGGGTCCGTGGCAGAGCTCGAGGCCGACTTCGGCGAGCTCCCGCGCAACGAGGCAGGTGAGATCGACCTGCACCGCCCGTACATCGATTCGCTCACCCGGCCGAACCCGGACGATCCGAGCGGCAAGTCGACGATGCGCCGCATCGAGGACGTGCTCGACGTCTGGTTCGATTCGGGCTCGATGCCGTTCGCCCAGGCGCACTACCCGTTCGAGAACGTTGAGTGGTTCGAGAAGAGCCAGCCCGCCGACTTCATCGTCGAGTACATCGGTCAGACCCGCGGCTGGTTCTACGTCCAGCACGTGCTCGCGACGGCCCTCTTCGACCGCCCGGCGTTCAAGAGCGTCATCAGCCACGGCATCGTGCTCGGCTCTGACGGCAACAAGATGTCGAAGAGCCTGCAGAACTACCCAGACGTGAACGAGGTCTTCGACCGCGACGGCTCCGACGCGATGCGCTGGTTCCTCATGGCCTCGCCGGTCGTGCGCGGCGGCAACCTCATCGTGACTGAGGAGGGCATCCGCGAGGGCGTGCGCCAGTTTATCCTGCCGCTGTGGAACAGCTGGTACTTCTTCAGCCTGTACGCTAACGCCGATGGCGTCGAGGCAGAGCGCCGCGTCGACTCGACCGACCCGCTTGACCGGTACATCCTCGCGAAGACTGGCACGCTCATCCGCGAGGTTCAGGCGCATCTTGATGGGCTCGACACGACCTCCGCGGCAGAGACACTGCGCGCGTTCGCAGAGGTCTTGACCAACTGGTACGTGCGCCGCTCGCGCGACAGGTTCTGGGAGGGCACTACCGGCGCGAACGGCAAGCCCGCAAACAAGCAGGCGTTCGACACGCTCTTCACCGTGCTCGAGACGCTCGCGCGCGTCTCCGCGCCGATGGCCCCCCTCGTCACCGAAGAGGTGTGGCGCGGCCTCACCGGCGGGCGCTCGGTGCACCTCACCGACTGGCCCGACGCCTCCGAGTTCCCGGTCGACGACGAGCTCGTCGCGGCGATGGACGAGGTTCGCCAGATCACGTCGCAGGCACTCGCCCTCCGCAAGGCGCACAAGCTCCGCGTCCGTCTGCCGCTCGCAGAGCTCACCGTCGTGACCTCGCGACCGGCCGCGCTCGAGCCCTTCGCCGACATCCTTCGCGATGAGCTCAACGTCAAGCAGGTGCGGCTTGTGCAAGAGACCGAGTCGAGCGCGGCCGAGAACGGCATCGTGCAGACCCTTGCCGTCAACGCGCGCGCCGCGGGCCCCCGCCTCGGCAAGCAGGTACAGGTCGCGATCAAGGGCGCGAAGGCGGGTGACTGGAGCGAGGAGAACGGCGTCGTCGTCGCCGGCGGCATCGCCCTCGAACCGCACGAGTACGAGCTCACGCTGCAGGCGGGCTCGGGCGCCGATGACGGCGGCCCGGCCATCACGCTCATTCAGGGCGGCGGGTTCGCGATCCTCGAGACGACGACCACGCCGGAGCTCGAGGCCGAGGGCATCGCGCGCGACGCGATCCGAGCGATCCAGGAGGCGCGCAAGGCCGCTGGGCTCGACGTGAGCGACCGCATCGTGCTTGCGCTGAACGCCGAACCCGCGCATGCGGCCGCGCTGCAGACGCATGCGGCGCTCATCGCGGCGGAAACGCTCGCCGAGGGCATCGCGGTGCAGGAAGCGATCGGGATCGACGCGATCGTCGACGACATCCAGTCTCCCGGCGGTGGCGTGTTCGTCACGGGCGCGAAGGCACTTGGCGTCGAGAAAGCCCCGGTCATAATCACGATTGACGTCACCGGGCTCGACGCACCAGGGGAGGAGAACGCACGATGA
- a CDS encoding quaternary amine ABC transporter ATP-binding protein: MSHQNVDAKVNSEVDEIAISVDHAYKVFGRRAKEAAKRLRAGASREDVKPFGTAAVIDASFDVRVGEIFVVMGLSGSGKSTLIRLLNGLGDTTDGSISVFGSEIVGMGAADLRKVRREQMSMVFQHFALFPHRTVLENAAYGLEIQGVPVDERSERAREWLSRVGLDGWADALPSELSGGMQQRVGLARAFAAGTRILLMDEAFSALDPLIRREMQELLVELQQELGMTIVFITHDLNEAMFLGDRIAVMRDGRIVQLGTPNDILTDPANDYVAQFVQDVDRARVLTAGDVMEPPRAVVPASAGPRAALKAMRDLQTSACFVTSAGRKLIGVVRDKDMLRLVRDGGTNIGDALKPTPSIVSPDQLIAELFELAVESPLPVAVVDDQDRLIGVVPRVTLLASLTSLPTMTTEIPVIEPTPDVPRAIITATLEATDEGTTAPEELASAEGSAL; encoded by the coding sequence ATGTCTCACCAAAATGTCGACGCGAAAGTCAACTCGGAGGTCGACGAAATCGCCATTTCGGTTGACCACGCATACAAAGTCTTTGGCCGGCGAGCAAAGGAGGCCGCAAAGCGGCTCCGTGCCGGCGCGAGCCGCGAGGACGTGAAGCCGTTTGGCACCGCGGCAGTAATTGACGCAAGCTTTGACGTTCGCGTCGGCGAGATCTTCGTCGTTATGGGGCTCTCGGGCTCCGGGAAATCGACACTCATTCGCCTGCTTAATGGGCTTGGCGACACAACAGACGGCTCGATCAGCGTTTTCGGTAGCGAGATCGTTGGCATGGGGGCCGCAGACCTGCGCAAGGTGCGGCGCGAGCAGATGTCGATGGTGTTCCAACACTTCGCGCTTTTCCCACACCGCACGGTGCTTGAGAACGCCGCCTACGGCCTCGAGATTCAGGGAGTGCCGGTTGATGAGCGCAGCGAGCGAGCGCGCGAGTGGCTCAGCCGCGTCGGACTTGACGGCTGGGCTGACGCGCTGCCGTCCGAGCTCTCAGGTGGCATGCAGCAGCGCGTCGGGCTCGCCCGCGCGTTCGCTGCTGGCACCCGGATCCTGCTCATGGACGAGGCGTTCTCTGCGCTGGACCCGCTCATTCGGCGGGAGATGCAGGAACTGCTCGTCGAGCTTCAGCAGGAACTTGGCATGACGATCGTGTTCATCACCCACGACCTCAATGAGGCGATGTTCCTTGGCGACAGGATCGCGGTGATGCGCGACGGGCGCATCGTGCAGCTTGGCACGCCCAACGACATCCTGACCGACCCCGCAAACGACTACGTGGCCCAGTTCGTCCAGGACGTCGACCGCGCGCGGGTTCTGACGGCCGGCGACGTCATGGAGCCGCCGCGCGCGGTGGTCCCGGCGTCGGCCGGGCCGCGCGCGGCCCTGAAGGCCATGCGCGACCTGCAGACGTCTGCTTGCTTCGTGACGTCCGCGGGCCGCAAACTCATCGGCGTTGTCCGCGACAAAGACATGCTCCGCCTCGTCCGAGACGGCGGCACCAACATCGGCGACGCGCTGAAGCCGACGCCGTCGATCGTCTCCCCCGACCAGCTGATCGCCGAGCTCTTCGAGCTTGCAGTGGAGAGCCCGCTGCCAGTGGCTGTCGTCGACGATCAGGATCGCCTCATCGGCGTCGTCCCGCGTGTGACACTGCTCGCGTCACTCACGAGCCTGCCGACGATGACGACTGAGATTCCAGTCATCGAGCCCACCCCGGACGTGCCGCGGGCGATCATCACAGCGACACTCGAGGCGACTGACGAAGGTACGACAGCGCCCGAAGAGCTCGCCTCTGCCGAAGGGAGCGCACTGTGA
- a CDS encoding ABC transporter permease, with product MNDFFRIPIGSWVAAAFDWIKSSFDGALDLISLVVKTLVQGVADGLLAVPAPALIILLALLGWIIRSWQFGAGTLVTLTLIIGMSQWENAMFTLALVVIATLIAVIIGVPLGILAAKSDGFSAVIRPILDFMQTMPSLVYLIPAVTFFAVGFVPGVFATVLFALPPGVRFTELGIRGVDAETVEAGHAFGSTPGKILRGIQLPLAMPTILAGINQVIMLALSMAVIAGMAGANGLGKEVVSALATLNIAKGVEAGLAVVILAVFLDRLTAALGTPGEYTRSLRSSLTRRRSLKHSATRAAQREAAPANARVAAH from the coding sequence GTGAACGACTTCTTCCGTATTCCGATCGGTAGTTGGGTCGCGGCCGCGTTTGACTGGATCAAGTCGAGCTTTGATGGCGCTCTCGACCTCATCTCCCTCGTGGTGAAGACGCTCGTGCAGGGCGTCGCAGACGGACTTCTCGCTGTCCCCGCCCCCGCGCTCATCATCCTGCTCGCGCTGCTGGGATGGATCATCCGCTCCTGGCAGTTCGGAGCCGGAACGCTCGTCACGCTCACACTGATCATCGGAATGTCGCAGTGGGAGAACGCGATGTTCACGCTCGCCCTGGTGGTGATCGCGACGCTCATTGCAGTGATCATCGGCGTGCCACTCGGTATCCTCGCCGCGAAATCCGACGGCTTTAGCGCGGTCATCCGGCCGATTCTCGACTTCATGCAGACCATGCCGTCGCTTGTATACCTCATCCCAGCCGTGACGTTCTTCGCGGTCGGGTTCGTCCCCGGTGTATTCGCGACCGTGCTGTTCGCGCTTCCGCCCGGGGTGAGATTCACCGAGCTTGGCATTCGTGGCGTCGACGCTGAGACAGTCGAAGCCGGCCATGCGTTCGGCTCAACGCCAGGCAAAATTCTGCGCGGTATTCAGCTGCCGCTCGCAATGCCGACGATCCTCGCCGGTATCAACCAGGTGATTATGCTTGCGCTCTCGATGGCCGTAATCGCCGGCATGGCAGGTGCGAATGGGCTTGGCAAGGAGGTCGTCTCGGCGCTCGCAACCCTGAACATCGCGAAGGGAGTCGAGGCGGGACTCGCTGTCGTGATCCTCGCCGTCTTCCTCGACAGGCTCACGGCTGCCCTCGGGACCCCGGGCGAGTACACCCGGTCCCTCCGCAGCTCCCTCACTCGCAGACGAAGCCTCAAGCACAGTGCGACGCGCGCGGCGCAACGTGAGGCGGCTCCAGCCAACGCACGAGTCGCCGCTCACTAA
- a CDS encoding glycine betaine ABC transporter substrate-binding protein: MKKRHLLTTIALAAAGSIALAGCSNGAGDTEGGTGDGGSKGTITLSFMPGWTDGMSTAYLLEDQLGKLGYTVEMEELTDAAVIYAGLANGDFDMYPSAWSEATHSQYMDTYGDKIEDLGSYYEGASLTIAVPEYMDDINSIEDLKGKADRFGGEIIGIEPGAGLTAQTQDVMMPEYGLDSEFELVTSSTGAMLATLQSKIDAEEDVVVTLWRPFWANAAFPVKDLADPKGAMGGTEGLHFLGKLGFAEEFPEAADYIEGIKLDDDAYGALESLITGDEFKGDPEGAVQEWLKDNADAYPGIIA, translated from the coding sequence ATGAAGAAGCGTCACCTACTGACAACCATTGCACTCGCTGCAGCAGGGAGCATCGCGCTCGCCGGCTGCTCGAACGGCGCGGGAGATACCGAAGGTGGCACGGGGGATGGTGGCTCGAAGGGCACGATCACCCTGAGCTTCATGCCGGGTTGGACTGACGGCATGAGCACTGCTTACCTTCTTGAGGACCAGCTTGGCAAGCTCGGCTACACCGTGGAGATGGAAGAGCTCACCGACGCCGCGGTCATCTACGCAGGGCTTGCGAACGGCGACTTCGACATGTACCCGTCCGCTTGGTCGGAAGCGACCCACTCGCAGTACATGGATACCTACGGCGACAAGATTGAGGATCTCGGCTCCTACTACGAGGGAGCCTCTCTCACGATCGCCGTTCCTGAGTACATGGACGACATCAACTCGATCGAAGATCTCAAGGGCAAGGCCGACAGGTTCGGCGGTGAGATTATTGGCATCGAGCCGGGCGCCGGCCTCACCGCGCAGACACAGGACGTCATGATGCCCGAGTATGGGCTCGACAGCGAGTTCGAACTTGTCACGTCCTCGACGGGCGCGATGCTTGCGACGCTCCAGTCAAAGATCGACGCCGAGGAAGATGTTGTCGTGACCCTCTGGCGCCCATTCTGGGCGAATGCGGCGTTCCCCGTAAAGGATCTCGCCGACCCTAAGGGCGCGATGGGTGGTACCGAGGGACTGCACTTCCTCGGCAAGCTCGGCTTTGCCGAGGAGTTCCCGGAAGCGGCCGACTACATCGAAGGCATCAAGCTCGACGACGACGCGTACGGCGCGCTCGAGAGTCTGATCACCGGTGACGAGTTCAAGGGTGACCCCGAGGGCGCCGTCCAGGAGTGGCTGAAGGACAACGCTGACGCCTACCCAGGCATCATCGCTTAG